The Capsicum annuum cultivar UCD-10X-F1 chromosome 3, UCD10Xv1.1, whole genome shotgun sequence genomic sequence ttcttttcaGCTCGAATCATGGCTCGTCTTGTACGAGGGCGAAGCTCACGGACTTGTCTAGGAGGCATCACATACGGCTCTAGAGGTCTGTCACCAAACGGGTGCTCATCATTGGTAAAAATCCTCAATTTCCGATCTCTATCCTATATAACCAAGAAAAAGTATTGATATAAGACACAAACAATCCACAGAAGCTAACTTATTGctaaagaagaaaaatttgtGAACTTCACAGGTGAATCGTTAAATTTTAAGATCACGATTGCTACTTCCTCACTATCCTGCTATTGCTTATGTCTTCACGAAATGTTGTGTTTTTGCTTtctttgagccgagggtctttcggaaacagcttTTCTGCCTGACAAGGTCCCCAGACCCCACGTATGGGTCTATactcggtatgttgttgttggttccTTACAAGGAGAACGGAAGGAGGACATTTTGATTTCATCTCTAAGTGAAATTTCTACCTTGTATGTTCCTATGCTGCTAGGAAGGGCTAACAAGTGGCAAGACTACAAATAACAATTTTGAACTCGTAATTTCAAGGTCCTATGCTAGTCAAGTTCTGTTATATGAATCCTCATTATACATTTCACTCCATTTGGAATGTTGGTGTAATGATCCAAGACATTTACATATTTAGCTCTAGGATTTCTAACGTTAGCATAAGGAAAGAAAGCAGGACAATCGGGGAATAGCTTATTTCCCCTGATTTTCTTTTGGTGCACCAGTGAGGTTCCATTACGTATAGAAGACTGGATAACATTTGTAGAAGACCATATCTATTTGTAGGTTTTCCATTTTGCGGTATGCTTCCTGTATACAGGCGTTTTTTGTGTCCAAACAATCAATTATTTCTCTATTAAGAAAAAGAGTCTACCCCACTTTCTTGTTGCTGTAATCTATGGAGATACACGCTTCCACATATTTAGGGCGAAAAGTTTCCTGTCATGACAGGCCTTGTCCGGGAATACCCAGATCTTGCCCTCTATCCCACAGCGTAAAAAAGCAACCAGACAGTCGTGCAGGAGCTTTGCGGACAAAAAGATATAACAAGCAAATCATATCGACGCACTTACATCGCGCAATTTATTTCTTGGCAACATGCGCAGGACAGCTTTGCGAATAACTTCTGTTGGATCCTTAGCCATCTGGTCTTTCAGGCTCCTCTCCTTGAGGTGGCCTATGTAACTATACAGCAGTCCAGGAAAACAGATATCATGATCAATAATAAAACAGTACAAACAATCCTGCACATTATGCTCACACACTTTACTCAGCTTTTGCTTTTGCTTCCCCCATAATCAGAAACATCACTTTTACAAATAATTCAACATCGCATGCATAATGACATTAACAACGCTTACCCAGTGTGCCATCGATAGAACTTATCAGTGAGCTTTCTCCCAGTGACACAAATATCCTTTGCATTGAGCACAATGCACATATCACCTTCTTCGCGGTTAGGCGTGTACGTCGGTTTATCTTTGCCTTGAATCACGGTGGCTATTTGTGATGCTAGCCTTCCCAGGACCTATATAACAGGGAGTTAGCTATTATCAGATAGAAAGCAGGTACAGTTGATGCTTCTATGAAGATAGCATGTGCAGTTTTCGAGAAAAGAGCACCAAAAGCAAATTATCTCATTGTTAAAGATTGAATGGAGGAAGATGGAGAATAcgaaaagaaataagaaagatCCTAAATCTACAACAGATATAGAGCTAGAGCAGTATACAAACCATGAAACATCATTTTTTCCTGGAGAAGTATAAAGCATAAAACTTCATTATCAGAACTATGAGCATTCAACTTATGACAATTTATAACTCATCTCCATTAACTGCAGCATAAATCCCCAATAACACCTTCACTTCCCACAATAAAGtcaaaaggaaaggaaaaggaAATAGACATTTGGATGTCATTCCTTATATCTGTCCAACTACCGTCAAGGGATTCAAACCTGGCCTTTGGCATCAAATACTCTCCATCTCAGACCTTCCAAATTGATACGTCTTATGCCAGCAAGAGCTCTCTGGggcatcattaaaaaaaattatcagtcatgaagcagaagcaaatatctTAAGTAGCACAATAGGACCAAAAGCAAAACAAATCATCACATCAAATGAAACTCTTTTTCACTATTAACGGTCTAGAAGTTATATAGCATGTGATCCATGTGTCTTTCATCTATAATTTACGTAAGAAGCTTGAcaagtttattaaaaaaaatgttaagAGCTTCACAAAGTTTTGAAAGCACAACGAATAAAATATCAAACAACAATTCAGTAGCACCCCTTCCTCACCTTTTTTGCAAGGTGGCAAAAGGAATTTAAGCTTTTCAAGCATCTTATAACAACACTTGCCGTAATGTCAAATTAATCAATTTATGCAAGTCTCTGAGTCTGAGGTATCATCAGCGTGAACAAAGTTACCCTTAACTCAAAGTGTGGTTGAGTATAGACTGAGCTGGTTTCCACATCATCAACTTCATCACTGATTTGACCACTGACATTATAAAGTATTGGCCCCCACCCCAAAATAAGCTCCTTGTGTTTGACTGTATGTCATCGACCAATCTTACAGTAAGGTTAAATTTCCGGTTACAGTTTCTCTTAAGGTATGCTTCTTAATTTTTGGAGCACTTAATTCTGTAGTCTTGAGGAAATAAACTTAACCCTCCGAACTATAACAAATGAATATCCTATAACAATGGGGCCAGAAATAGAGCTTTAAGTAACTTAATGAAAACTTGAGGTCTTAGAGACTACATTTCTTTCATATGCGAATATTTGGCTTATCAGGTTGGAAGCATAGTAGATGAGTAAATCTCAACAGTCTATGACGAATGCATAGATGCTAAATATGTTGATTGAAAAAGCTTGAGCCCCATTTCTTGAATCCTGTTTTCCAACCCCCAAAGCCTTTAGTTTTCATTGATCCAGTCCCGTAACAGCTTCAACTAAAAAGGAAGGGAAAAAGTGAAAAGTACTGTAGCATGAACAGACCTAATTTAAGctaataaaaatagtatatttgCTTGATTTCagttcatacaacaacaacaacaacattcacaCTGTAATCGCACAAGTGGCGTCTTGGAAGGGTAGAGCATACACAGACCTTACCTACCTAAATTCAGTGGCAAAACTAGAAATGTTGTTGAGGGTGttcaaaattttagtatatatctCTAAAAAGTTGTTTTTGACCTATATACACTATTATTTTCTATATGCACAATATAGTTTTTCCACGATGGGCGTTGGAACAACCACGTTTAGGTCAATGTAGCTATACCACTGCCTACCTTGGGAGGTAGAGACTAGAGAGGTTGTTCCCGATAGACCCTTGAATCTCAGTCCAAACGATTTGTAATTACACAAATATCTCTAAAACACTAGTATAATGCAAGGCAGTCTTTAATAACAGCCACATATCAAAGTTgtttaggaaaaaagaaaaaaaggtgaaaaaggagCTTGCCTTCATGTTGCCACTAAATGGCTGACCCATCTTCATCTTTACTCCAGTAAATCAAATTCTATTTTCACACTACATAATAAACACCAATTTCACATtgtcaaaacaaaaatatcactCAAAATAAGACATTCCACAACTTTTCATATCTGAATTTCTtgaactgaaaaaaaaaagacccaaacaatgaatttcttgaactgaggaaaaaaaagaaccaaaacaaaaataacatactATGAGGaaaatctgaaaaagaaaaaggtttaaGTCAAATGTTCATGCCCTTTAGTATTACATTGAAACGGGGAATCTTAATAGCTCAGTTGACTAACTGTACTTTCACTTTATTTATGAGGGCTCAATTCCCACCTTTGTAAACAAATGTCCCAAAAATACAATCTTTACAACccaatgaaaaatggaggatcaTCTCGACATCAATTAGATCAACAAAACCAAACCATTGCCTGACGTGAACAGACGCTTTCTCATTAGACTGTTTTTTTAGTCCCCCCCttttttccccccccccccccccccgcccaaGAGAACCCATCCACCTTCTCTATTACATTACTGCAAACCGGACATTTCTTTACGTCTTTCCCCTTGGACCATTCTTCTACAGATATCTCTGTACAAGAATGGTCCAAGGGGAAAGACGTAAAGAAAACAATGTCCCAAAAATACATTTTTCACAACAACCCAAAAAAAAatggaaggaaaaaaaatactccCCCCCACCTATAAAAGCCCCCCCTAtttccccctcccccccccccccccccacccccacacccaaaaaaaaagaatagcaATAAAATGTGCCAAAGATACAATTTTTACAACAACACAatgaaaattggaaaaaaaaaaaaacacttcccACCTTGTAGTATCCTCCCCAtcccatcccccccccccccccccccccccccaccccccaaaaaaaaagataataataaagaaTGGCAATAAAATGTGCCAAAGATACAATTTTTACAACAACCCAacaaaaaatagaaggaaaaaaaatacttccCACCTTGTAATATCCTCCCCATTTCCCCTTTCCCCACctcccacaaaaaaaaaaaagaatcacaatAAAATGTActaaagatataatttttataacaacaaaataaaaatggaggCAAAAATAATTTACCTTGTAGTTGGAGAGTTAGCTAGGGTTTAAGCTGAAAGATTTTGGCGTAGTGGGAAGAAAGAGAGAGTGAAGGAGGAGTAGAGGAGGAACAATTTTGGGCATAATGAATATGGGCCGGGTATAATTTTGAgcccaaattaaatttttgggtttttagcAAACCCGATATTTAACGTGAAATATCATGCATCAgttgtttattgtgtttcaagttgtttattgtgtttcaattgtgatgttattttgttgttgttgttcttttttgGTAGGGTTTATGTTGCTTCCGGTAGAATAgttgttatgttttgttgctGTTGTTCCTTTTTGGTAGGTTTTACATTGTTTTCGTCAAAATAGTTGTTATGTTTTCCTGATCGTTCCTTCTTCTTTATACTTAAATTTGTTGCACTTGAACCGAAGGTCTTTTCGAAAACACATAATATCATGGAGGACATCAGGGAGCTTGTTATTGAGCAAGCTTTTTTCGATTTCATCCCTAGGATCTTTTGTTGTCTCCAAAATGTCCTTCCTAATATACAACTTTTGGTTCTGTCATAcatttttatatgaaaataattctcaatcatattttttgaaaatagttttaagGACATTTCATCCcttttagttgaaaaaaaaaaaaagatatatggCTAAAAACACACCTAGACTACAGCATCCTATCAATTATCACCTAGACTATAGCATCCTAACAATCAATTATTCTCTTTTACCACCTAAACACAAATCAACTAtcaattgttttatttttctatctgAACGACAACTAAAGTGAGTTTTTAGTATATAAATGGTCATAGTTCAAGGGAACTGATAGTTAGGGTGtgaaatttgagaaaaagtgATTATTCTAGCGTCTTTTTAACCATTAACTCTAGAAAAAAACATGGATCGATATTTCATTTACCATAACAGGTTGGCTGCTTATTATAAGGTTCAACAATTCTATTCATAATTTGGAGCATACAAGTAACTACTCAACTCTTTCCCAAATGAGCATACGAGTTGCTTTACAGGCAGCTTTTGATAGCAAAGCATTCTTGTAAAACATACGTTTACAATGCCAATCGTCAATCATTCTTTCAGATTAGATGCTTCGTCTATCAGTAAAATTGTGTATATTCACACCAAAACAGTTGAAATCGTGCACATGCCATTGTGAGCGAATGCATTTGAGAAGACAATAAAAATTTCCAAAGCCAATAGCTTCTTAACTTAGCTTAACTCCCACAGATCACTGTAAACACAAGAACAAACCATGCATTCTATTTCAATCTACTCACAACAAAATGCAAGACAAATGATCGATGAGAGAAGGGAGAGGGAGGGGGGCTAACTGTAAACACGAGAACAAACCATACATTCTATTTTGAATCTACTCGCAACAAAATGCAAGGCAAATGATCGACGAGAGAAGGGAGAGGGAGGAAGGGGAGGGGGTTGTAGATGCCTACTACTGATTACGGAATTGATCAGACATTTACATTCTAACATGACAATATCAAGAAATACAGTGAATTATTCTGGACAACCAAAACCTCGTAATTTTAGCCTGATTTAACTCGTAGTTTATTGGCTACATAGAGGAGGTGACTGATATTTGTGGATGGATAATTTTGCAGTAGCTTCAAATTAGAGGTGAAATCTCCAGCAAGTAGACGCCTCCGCACAATAATCAACATAGCACAGCAGACTCGAAGCAGCGTTTCCTGCAAGTTGAAGAAAATTTTTGAGTAtccttacttttcttttttataacTGAGAAATCCCTTAGTGGCACGGTTCTAGCGTGTTACTTCCAGGATGTCTTACCAGAGGTCCTTCAGGATCGCTTAGTAGTGTGTCCCATATTAGCAGACTGTCCGGAAAATTGAATTCTTGTGTTAGTAGAAGTGTTATCCATCTGAATGCGTAGAACTGTGGATTCACCTGTTACACCCAACATCAAGCACATAAAGATCACTGATATATCCACAATATAAACAAACTAGTAACGATGACAGCATCAGGTGAAGGCAAAAACAACAGAAGTCAGTTATTTTATCACTCATATGCTAGAACAATAGTAAAAGCCGCAATTGCCAAAGGAAATACACATAAAGACGGATGTTCATATGCTAGAACAATAGTAAAAGCCGCAATGGCCAAAGGAAATACACATAAAGACGGATGTCGTCTCATGCACAGACACACACCTATAGGGAGCAAAACAGTTGCCTACAAAGGACAGCCATCAGGATATATAGATTTAAATTAGACATGCATGCAATAACTTAGGTTGCCGTGAAGTACTTTCAGAAACCAACACCAAAAAATTCCTGTTAATAGAGGTGGAAGGCTACCAGTTGCTTCAATAAAGAATACAGGACAAGCTACTACGATAAGTTTGAATCAACTCTTCCTATGTCAGGTCAGCTGCCCAGAATATCTAAAAAGGTGCAACAAACTTATATAAAGCAGAATGAAACATCATTTTAATTTTGAAGGGAACGTTTCACTGGTGAACAAGGTTAACATGTGTTCATAGATATATTGAGCTTAAATGTGAGTTCTCCTAGGTTTACGCGGTCACCTTCAGCCCATACTAAGGCGCCATAAATGAGTATTCTTTAGGTTGACaagtccctaacttctgatcttctTTTAATAGTTAACAAATAAACGTTCAAATGTTAAAATGTGAGTGTACAGCCTGATACATCAAGAAAATTACGCAAATCAAAAGAGATTACACTTATTGCTGGCATTGAgacttctaaaaataaaaataagttacAATTACATTCATCATCCTCTAAACAAGCCAAATGATATATATGTCATTAGGCGATGTAAACTTGCAAGTTGCATAATTTCCGATCAAGGAGTAATAAAGCAGAAATTTTTAATAGTAGCAACAAATACAGCTACCTACTGTTAAGCATAAAGGAGAACTTACTTTGGTTGTCATTTCAAGATGCCGCCAGAGCTCCTCATCATGTTCTTTCAGAAACTGTGATAGCTTTGTAATTGTAGAACGAATTCCAACAACACTATTATCAAGTTGCTGACAAAAATGATCACGAAATCCACTCAATAGCTCCA encodes the following:
- the LOC107864499 gene encoding 50S ribosomal protein L13 isoform X1, with translation MKMGQPFSGNMKRALAGIRRINLEGLRWRVFDAKGQVLGRLASQIATVIQGKDKPTYTPNREEGDMCIVLNAKDICVTGRKLTDKFYRWHTGYIGHLKERSLKDQMAKDPTEVIRKAVLRMLPRNKLRDDRDRKLRIFTNDEHPFGDRPLEPYVMPPRQVRELRPRTRRAMIRAEKKAEQQQQGTNNTSKRKKNKDAEAAAVST
- the LOC107864499 gene encoding 50S ribosomal protein L13 isoform X2, with the protein product MVLGRLASQIATVIQGKDKPTYTPNREEGDMCIVLNAKDICVTGRKLTDKFYRWHTGYIGHLKERSLKDQMAKDPTEVIRKAVLRMLPRNKLRDDRDRKLRIFTNDEHPFGDRPLEPYVMPPRQVRELRPRTRRAMIRAEKKAEQQQQGTNNTSKRKKNKDAEAAAVST